The following nucleotide sequence is from Syntrophus gentianae.
ATATCTAGAAGCGATAATGAGCAAAAGCCTTATTCGCTTCGGCCATTTTATGAACACTTTCACGTTTTTTTATCGATCCACCCCGGTTGTTTGCGGCATCGATAAATTCACCGGCCAGTTTTTCCCTCATCGTTTTTTCAGTTCTGTCACTCGCATTGGAGATGATCCAGCGGATGGCAAGGGCAACCCTTCTGGAAGCTGCAACCTCAGTGGGAACCTGATACGTCGAACCTCCAACCCGCCTCGACTTGACTTCAATGATGGGTTTCACGTTGCTGACGGCCCGCTCAAACAACTCCACCGGAGATTCCTTAGCCTTTCTCTCTATAATGTCAAAAGCACCATAAAGAATGGACTCGGCAACGCTCTTCTTTCCCTCCTTCAGGAGATTGTTGACAAACTTTGCAACGAGAACATTCTTGTATTTCGGATCCGGCAGGATCACTCTTTTCGCAATTTCCCTTCTTCTTGGCATAACTCAGAACCTCGCATTAACTTGGCTTTTTAGCCCCGTATTTTGATCTCCCCTGTTTCCTGTCCTGAACGCCGACTGCATCGAGCGTCCCGCGTACAATATGGTATCTCACACCGGGAAGATCCTTAACGCGCCCACCGCGAACCAGTACGACGGAATGCTCCTGCAGGTTATGACCGATTCCGGGGATGTATGATGTCACTTCATAGCCGCTGGTCAATCGGACTCTGGCAACCTTCCTTAAGGCGGAGTTGGGCTTTTTAGGGGTTGATGTATATACCCGGACGCATACTCCCCGCCTCTGCGGTGATCCAGCCAATGCTGGCGTTGATGCTTTTTTTGCAGCTCGCAATCTGCCATTGCGAACCAACTGATTTATAGTAGGCATTAATCCTCCCGTGAGCTGAACTTCAAGTACGAAATATGATTTGACTAAGAAAAGCTTGGTTAACTATCAATTCGTTGCGTGCATGTCAAGAGTTTTCTCGTCGTCAGTGTTATTTTCAGCGATTTCCGCCGATTCTGCCGCATCATCGGCAATGGTTTTTATGCCGAGTTTACGGTACATAACCAGTCCGGTCCCGGCAGGAATGAGCCTTCCCATGATGACGTTTTCCTTCAAACCACGAAGGTAGTCCACCTTGCCGGCGAGACTTGCTTCCGTAAGCACCCGTGTCGTTTCCTGGAATGATGCGGCGGAGATAAAGCTCTGGGTACTCAAAGAGGCCTTGGTTATACCAAGAAGTACGGGTTCCCCGACGGCTGGACGCTCTCCTCGAGCGATAGCCTTTTCGTTTTCTTCCTGGAATCGGAACTTTTCGACCTGCTCATCAGCCATGAAGGGGGTGTCGCCAGGATCCATCACCTTTACCCGACGCAGCATCTGACGCACGATAACTTCCATATGCTTGTCATTGATCTTCACGCCCTGAAGCCTGTAGACTTCCTGCACCTCATCCACGAGATAGCGGGCCAGAGCCTTCTCCCCCTTGATCATCAGAAGATCGTGGGGATTGTTCACCCCGCTCATCAAGGCTTCGCCGGCAATGACACGATCGCCTTCCTGGACACTGACATGCTTTCCTTTGGGGATCAGATATTCTTTTTCGTCGCCGATTTCCGGAACGACGATCACTTTTCTCTTTCCTTTGGCATCCTTGCCGTAGGAAACCACCCCGTCGATTTCACTGATCACGGCAAAATCCTTAGGCTTACGCGCTTCAAACAGTTCGGCCACTCTCGGAAGACCACCGGTGATATCCTTGGTCTTCGTCGTTTCTCGCGGGATTTTGGCGATAATATCACCGGCCTTCACCTCATCCCCTTCAGAGACGACGATGTTTACACCGACCGAAAGAAGATGGCGTGCGGCGGCATTTGTCCCGGGAACCTTGGCCGTTCTGCCTTTGGCATCCTTGATGGAAACACGTGGTCTGAGGTCGGCACCTTTGAATTCCACGATGACTTTCCGGGAGAGGCCGGTGACTTCATCAACCTGCTCCTGCATGGTCTTTCCTTCAATGATATCGCCGAATTTGATGATACCATCCAGTTCGGCAAGAATGGGAATGGAGAAAGGATCCCATTCCGCCATACGGTCCCCTCTCTTGACGGATTGGCCGTCGCCAACCTTCAGGTGCGCACCGTAGGGGACGGTATATTTGCCCCGGCTTCTCGACTGTTCATCAAGAACATGAATTTCGCCGTGGCGGCTCATGACGACCACATTGCCCGTTTTACTGGTGACATAATTGAGGTCGACATATTTCGCATTTCCATCATGACGGGAATCCAGGGTGGAATGTTCTTCAAATTTCGCCGTTCCACCAATATGGAACGTCCTCATGGTCAGCTGGGTTCCCGGTTCTCCAATGGATTGCGCCGCAATAATCCCGACGGCTTCTCCAATATTGACGAGGTGCCCGTGGCCCAGGTCCCGACCGTAACACTTTGCGCAAACGCCGTACTTGGCCTTACAGGTCAGGACAGAGCGGATACTGACACTTTCGATGCCTGCCCGGTCGATTTTTTCGGAAAGGGCTTCATCAATGTCCTCATTGGCACCGACAATGACTTCACCGGTAAAGGGATCCAGAATTTCTTCAAGGGCCACACGCCCGAGGACCCTCTCCCCTGCCGTCTCGATAATTTCTCCACCCTCCATCAAGGCGGAGACATAAATGCCGTCGATTGTACCACAATCCGTCTGGGTAATAATGCAGTCCTGAGCGACATCCACAAGTCGCCTCGTCAGGTAGCCGGAGTTCGCCGTTTTCAGTGCCGTATCGGCAAGCCCTTTTCGCGCCCCATGGGTTGAAATAAAATATTGAAGAACCGTCAACCCTTCCCGGAAGTTGGCCTTAATCGGCGTTTCAATGATCTCACCGGATGGTTTCGCCATCAGTCCGCGCATACCGGCCAACTGCCGAATCTGCGCGTTGCTTCCCCTTGCCCCGGAATCGGCCATCATGTAAATCGGATTGAAACTCTCGACGATCTTTTTCCCTTCCGCCGTAATCTGCTCCTCTGTCTCAATTCCACCCATCATTTCCGAAGCAATCTTTTCCGTAGCCTGAGCCCAGATATCGATGACCTTATTGTACCGTTCACCGTCCGTAATCAGACCGTCCATGTATTGCTTCTGGATTTCCAGAACATCGCGGTCCGCACGGCCAAGAATGTCTTTCTTATTTCCCGGGATATTCAGGTTTCTAACCGCAAAAGACATCCCGGAATGGGTCGAATATTTAAAGCCGAGGTCCTTCAACCGATCTGCGAGGAGAACCGTCATTTTTTCCCCGCAGGTCCGGTAACAGTAGTCGATCAGATTGGCCAGTTCCTTTTTGTTCATCACCTTGTTGATGACATCAAAGGAGATGGCTTCCGGAATAATTTCGTTCAAAAGCACCCGGCCTACGGTGGTCTGTTTCAATTCCCCATTTATCCGCACCTTTATTCTTGCCTGCAATTCCACGGCGCCTGCATCAAAGGCGGAGCGGACTTCCTCAGAATCGGCAAAACTCATCCCATGGCCCAGGGCATCTTCTTTCATCCGGGTTAAGTAATAGATCCCGAGGACGACATCCTGACTGGGGATGATGATGGGTTTGCCATTGGCCGGTGAAAGGATGTTGTTCGTGGACATCATGAGGACCCGTGCTTCCGTCTGGGCTTCAATGGACAGGGGCACATGAACGGCCATCTGATCACCGTCGAAGTCGGCATTAAAGGCCGTACAGACGAGTGGATGAAGCTGAATCGCCTTTCCTTCGATCAGAACCGGCTCAAAGGCCTGCAGACCCAACCGATGGAGTGTCGGGGCGCGGTTCAGCATCACCGGATACTCCCGGACGACCTCATCCAGGGCATCCCATACCTCTGCCGTCTCACGCTCCACCATTTTCTTGGCGCTCTTTACAGTCGTGACGTACCCTTTTTCCTGCAGCCTGTTGTATACAAAGGGCTTAAACAGTTCGAGAGCCATTTTTTTCGGCAGCCCGCATTGGTGCAAGCGCAGATCCGGACCTACCGTGATTACGGAACGGCCGGAATAGTCGACGCGCTTTCCCAGAAGGTTCTGGCGAAAGCGCCCCTGTTTTCCTTTTAGCATATCGGACAGCGATTTCAAAGGCCGCTTGTTCGTTCCCGTTATGGCTCTGCCTCGTCTGCCATTGTCAAAAAGAACATCGACGGCTTCCTGGAGCATCCTTTTTTCGTTGCGAATGATAATCTCGGGGGCGTTGAGCTCCTGCAAGCGCTTCAACCGATTGTTCCGATTGATCACGCGCCGGTAAAGGTCATTTAAATCCGACGTGGCAAACCGCCCGCCATCCAGCGGAACAAGGGGGCGCAAATCCGGGGGAATAACGGGAAGAACGGTCAGGATCATCCACTCCGGGCGATTCCCTGATTTACGAAGGGCCTCAATGACCTTCAATCTCTTGATGACCTTCTTTCTCTTCGTATCCGAGGAAGCGGTCTTCAACTCCTCCCGCAGCTCCACATCCATCGATTCCAGGTCGACTTCTTCAAGAAGCTTTCTAACGGCTTCCGCACCGATACCTGCCTGGAAGGCATCCACCCCGTACTGGTCTCTCAGATCATTGTACTCCTCATCGGAGAGCAACTCTTTTTTTCTCAACGGCGTGCTTTTCGGATCGAGGACGATCCACGATTCAAAATAGAGAATCCGCTCCAACTCCTTCAACGTCAGATCCAGGACATTCCCGATCCGGCTGGGCAGACTCTTGAGAAACCAGATATGTGCAACCGGCGTAGCCAGGGTGATATGCCCCATCCGCTCGCGCCGAACCTTCGACTTAATGACTTCAACGCCGCATTTCTCGCAGACGACTCCCCTGTGTTTCATTCGCTTGTAGCGCCCACAGAGACACTCATAATCCTTAACGGGACCAAATATTTTCGCACAGAAAAGCCCGTCACGTTCGGGTTTGAACGTTCGATAATTAATCGTTTCAGGCTTTTTAACCTCACCGTAAGACCAGGAAAGAATCTTGTCCGGTGAAGAAATGGATATTTTTATTGCATTGAATCGAATCGGATCTTTTGGTTTTTCAAAATAGCTGAAAACATCTTCCACAGTTTTTACTCCCGGTTATATATAACTTGATGTTGCGGACGAAGGAGACGACTTCTATTCTTCTTCCATCAATTCAACATCAAGGCAAAGACTTTGCAGTTCTTTTACCAGAACATTAAACGACTCCGGCAGGCCTGGTTCTGATGTATTCTCACCTTTAACGATCGCTTCATAAATCCTCGTTCGGCCGGCCACGTCATCCGATTTGACGGTTAAAAATTCCTGCAGCGAATACGCGGCACCGTAAGCTTCCATGGCCCATACTTCCATCTCTCCCAGTCTCTGCCCGCCGAACTGAGCCTTTCCGCCCAGAGGCTGCTGAGTGACCAGCGAATACGGACCAATGGACCTTGCATGAATCTTGTTGTCCACAAGATGATGCAGTTTGAGCATATAGATCATGCCCACGGTTATTTCCTGATCGAAGGGTTCACCCGTGCGACCGTCATAGAGTGTCGCCTGCCCCTTTGAAGGCAGATCCGCCAGTTCCAGCATTCCTCGAATATCCGTTTCACTGGCGCCGTCAAAGACCGGTGACGAAACGGCTATGCCCCGCTGAAGCTTGCGTACAAAGTGGACAACTTCTTCTTCTGTCGCCCCGTCCACAAATATTTCGAAATCCTTTGACCTGTAAACATTCTTTAACTCGTCCCTCAGTTGATTCTGGCTGGAATAGCTCTCCAGCAGTTCATTGAGTTTTTCACCCAGTCCTTTCGCCGCCCAGCCGAGGTGCGTTTCAAGAATCTGTCCCACATTCATTCGCGAGGGCACGCCAAGAGGATTCAGCACAATGTCAACAGGCCTGCCGTCTTTAAAATACGGCATATCCTCTTCCGGCAGGATCCTGGAAAGAACACCCTTATTTCCATGCCGGCCCGCCATCTTATCGCCGGCCTGCAGTTTCCTCTTGATCGCGACATAAACCTTCACCATTTTGATGACGCCAGGCGGAAGTTCATCGCTCGCCTTGAGCTTTTCCATCTTCTCATTAAAATAGGCTTCGACCAGATCTATCTTGTTGTAAAGATTGGTCATCATGCGGCCCACCGCCTGCTCTGTCTCCTCATCATCCACTAAGGTGATTTCCTTCCACAGATTCAGAGGAATTTCATTCAAGACTTCCGGGGTGATGACATCGCCCTTCTTGAGGCATATTTTCTTTCTCTTTGGATCAACGATCCGTGCACCGGACTGTTTACCCTGCAGCAGGGAGCTGACGTCCTTCTTCACCATTTCCGTGACGATCCGAATCTCGTCGTCTCTATCCTTTTGCAGCATCGCCGCCGCTTCATCTTCAATATACTGTGACCTCAGGTCTTTCTCCGCTCCCTTCCGGGTAAAGATCTTGGCATCGATCACGGTCCCCTCGACACCCGGCGGAACACGCAGCGAGGTATCTCTCACATCACTGGCCTTCTCACCGAAGATAGCGCGGAGCAGCTTTTCTTCAGAGGACAACTGGGTTTCTCCCTTGGGGGTTATCTTACCCACCAGGATATCACCCGCCTTGACGGAGACACCCATCCGGACGATCCCGCTGTCATCGAGGTTGCGGAGGGCTTCTTCGCCGACATTCGGAATGTCCCTTGTGATATCCTCCTTGCCGAGTTTGGTATCCCTGGCCATGGTCTCAAATTCTTCAATGTGAATGGACGTGTAGATATCCTCCTTGACGATCCGCTCACTGACGAGGATGGAGTCTTCATAATTGTATCCCCCCCAGGACATGAACGCCACCATGACATTACGTCCCAGGGCAAGTTCACCATTATCCGTGGCAGGTCCATCGGCGATGATATCGCCTCTCTTGACCCATTCCCCCTTGTTGACGATGGCCTTCTGGTTGAAGCAGGTATCCTGATTGGACCGCTGATATTTAATCAAGGTGTAGATATCGACACCGGTATCGCTTTCTTCTTTCTCGGCGTTCTCGCACTTGATGACAATCCTCGAGGCATCGACACTCTCAACAAATCCGGATCTCTTGGCAACCAAAACCGCACCGGAATCCCGGGCGACAGCCCGCTCCATGCCGGTCCCCACGAGAGGGATCTCCGGCCTCATCAAGGGAACGGCCTGCCTCTGCATGTTCGATCCCATCAAGGCTCGGTTCGCATCATCATGCTCCAGAAAAGGAATCAGTGTCGCGGCAACGCTCACCAACTGGTTCGGTGATACATCGACCATGTTGACATCCGTGGGAATCACCGTGACAAAATCTCCGCCTTTCCTTGCCGAGATCAATTCGTCTTTGAAACTCCCGTCGGAATTCACGGGTTGGTCCGCAGGCGCGATGACCTGGTTTTCCTCCTCGATAGCGGTCAGATACTTGACTTCAGGCAGGACCCGGCCCTCTCCCACCATACGATAAGGCGTCTCGATAAACCCGAACTCATTGACCCTGGCGTAGGTGCTCAGGGAAACGATCAATCCGATATTCGGACCTTCCGGCGTCTCCACGGGACAGATTCGGCCATAATGCGTAGGATGGACATCGCGCACCTCAAACCCGGCTCGTTCACGGGTCAATCCACCAGGTCCCAGGGCGGACAACCTCCTCTTATGGGTAATCTCGGACAAGGGATTGGTCTGGTCCATAAACTGCGAAAGCTGGCTGCTGCCGAAAAATTCACTCACGACTGCAGATACGGGCTTTACATTGACGAGATCATGGGGCATCATCGTTTCGATGTCCTGAAGGCTCATTTTTTCCTTGATCGCCCGTTCCATCCGCACCAAGCCGATGCGGTACTGATTCTCAATCAGCTCTCCGACGGAGCGCACCCTCCGGTTGCCGAGATGATCAATATCATCCACGCTGCATTCCGGGACGCCGTTTTTAAGGTC
It contains:
- the rpsG gene encoding 30S ribosomal protein S7, which produces MPRRREIAKRVILPDPKYKNVLVAKFVNNLLKEGKKSVAESILYGAFDIIERKAKESPVELFERAVSNVKPIIEVKSRRVGGSTYQVPTEVAASRRVALAIRWIISNASDRTEKTMREKLAGEFIDAANNRGGSIKKRESVHKMAEANKAFAHYRF
- the rpsL gene encoding 30S ribosomal protein S12; amino-acid sequence: MPTINQLVRNGRLRAAKKASTPALAGSPQRRGVCVRVYTSTPKKPNSALRKVARVRLTSGYEVTSYIPGIGHNLQEHSVVLVRGGRVKDLPGVRYHIVRGTLDAVGVQDRKQGRSKYGAKKPS
- the rpoC gene encoding DNA-directed RNA polymerase subunit beta', which codes for MEDVFSYFEKPKDPIRFNAIKISISSPDKILSWSYGEVKKPETINYRTFKPERDGLFCAKIFGPVKDYECLCGRYKRMKHRGVVCEKCGVEVIKSKVRRERMGHITLATPVAHIWFLKSLPSRIGNVLDLTLKELERILYFESWIVLDPKSTPLRKKELLSDEEYNDLRDQYGVDAFQAGIGAEAVRKLLEEVDLESMDVELREELKTASSDTKRKKVIKRLKVIEALRKSGNRPEWMILTVLPVIPPDLRPLVPLDGGRFATSDLNDLYRRVINRNNRLKRLQELNAPEIIIRNEKRMLQEAVDVLFDNGRRGRAITGTNKRPLKSLSDMLKGKQGRFRQNLLGKRVDYSGRSVITVGPDLRLHQCGLPKKMALELFKPFVYNRLQEKGYVTTVKSAKKMVERETAEVWDALDEVVREYPVMLNRAPTLHRLGLQAFEPVLIEGKAIQLHPLVCTAFNADFDGDQMAVHVPLSIEAQTEARVLMMSTNNILSPANGKPIIIPSQDVVLGIYYLTRMKEDALGHGMSFADSEEVRSAFDAGAVELQARIKVRINGELKQTTVGRVLLNEIIPEAISFDVINKVMNKKELANLIDYCYRTCGEKMTVLLADRLKDLGFKYSTHSGMSFAVRNLNIPGNKKDILGRADRDVLEIQKQYMDGLITDGERYNKVIDIWAQATEKIASEMMGGIETEEQITAEGKKIVESFNPIYMMADSGARGSNAQIRQLAGMRGLMAKPSGEIIETPIKANFREGLTVLQYFISTHGARKGLADTALKTANSGYLTRRLVDVAQDCIITQTDCGTIDGIYVSALMEGGEIIETAGERVLGRVALEEILDPFTGEVIVGANEDIDEALSEKIDRAGIESVSIRSVLTCKAKYGVCAKCYGRDLGHGHLVNIGEAVGIIAAQSIGEPGTQLTMRTFHIGGTAKFEEHSTLDSRHDGNAKYVDLNYVTSKTGNVVVMSRHGEIHVLDEQSRSRGKYTVPYGAHLKVGDGQSVKRGDRMAEWDPFSIPILAELDGIIKFGDIIEGKTMQEQVDEVTGLSRKVIVEFKGADLRPRVSIKDAKGRTAKVPGTNAAARHLLSVGVNIVVSEGDEVKAGDIIAKIPRETTKTKDITGGLPRVAELFEARKPKDFAVISEIDGVVSYGKDAKGKRKVIVVPEIGDEKEYLIPKGKHVSVQEGDRVIAGEALMSGVNNPHDLLMIKGEKALARYLVDEVQEVYRLQGVKINDKHMEVIVRQMLRRVKVMDPGDTPFMADEQVEKFRFQEENEKAIARGERPAVGEPVLLGITKASLSTQSFISAASFQETTRVLTEASLAGKVDYLRGLKENVIMGRLIPAGTGLVMYRKLGIKTIADDAAESAEIAENNTDDEKTLDMHATN
- the rpoB gene encoding DNA-directed RNA polymerase subunit beta, with amino-acid sequence MGEFRKNFGRIEEILEVPNLIDIQVRSYETFLQEKEAPENRKNYGLQGAFKSVFPISDFSGKCSLEFVSYKIGAVRYDVNECIQKGMTYAAPLKIVVRLVVFDTDRVSDQKNIRDIKEQEIYFGEIPLMTEKGTFIVNGTERVIVSQLHRSPGIFFDHDKGKTLSSGKLIYSARIIPIRGSWLDLEFDSKDLLYVRIDRRRKMPVTILLKAMGYSTEDLLNYFYDVEHVFCEGDSFYVAVEESLIGHKLYDDIRDLNSGELLFKKGRRINKTILKKIKEQHVERILLDIEELPGRILAADILDPETGEVIFRCNEALSAAGVDAIREKGIRELSVIQIGDDMSNASIRDTLLIDRMETSGDAIIEIYRRLRPSNPPTPDTAQKFFNSLFFESDSYDLSTVGRAKMNYKLRLDVSTNVTVLRNEDIMAAVKYLIDLKNGVPECSVDDIDHLGNRRVRSVGELIENQYRIGLVRMERAIKEKMSLQDIETMMPHDLVNVKPVSAVVSEFFGSSQLSQFMDQTNPLSEITHKRRLSALGPGGLTRERAGFEVRDVHPTHYGRICPVETPEGPNIGLIVSLSTYARVNEFGFIETPYRMVGEGRVLPEVKYLTAIEEENQVIAPADQPVNSDGSFKDELISARKGGDFVTVIPTDVNMVDVSPNQLVSVAATLIPFLEHDDANRALMGSNMQRQAVPLMRPEIPLVGTGMERAVARDSGAVLVAKRSGFVESVDASRIVIKCENAEKEESDTGVDIYTLIKYQRSNQDTCFNQKAIVNKGEWVKRGDIIADGPATDNGELALGRNVMVAFMSWGGYNYEDSILVSERIVKEDIYTSIHIEEFETMARDTKLGKEDITRDIPNVGEEALRNLDDSGIVRMGVSVKAGDILVGKITPKGETQLSSEEKLLRAIFGEKASDVRDTSLRVPPGVEGTVIDAKIFTRKGAEKDLRSQYIEDEAAAMLQKDRDDEIRIVTEMVKKDVSSLLQGKQSGARIVDPKRKKICLKKGDVITPEVLNEIPLNLWKEITLVDDEETEQAVGRMMTNLYNKIDLVEAYFNEKMEKLKASDELPPGVIKMVKVYVAIKRKLQAGDKMAGRHGNKGVLSRILPEEDMPYFKDGRPVDIVLNPLGVPSRMNVGQILETHLGWAAKGLGEKLNELLESYSSQNQLRDELKNVYRSKDFEIFVDGATEEEVVHFVRKLQRGIAVSSPVFDGASETDIRGMLELADLPSKGQATLYDGRTGEPFDQEITVGMIYMLKLHHLVDNKIHARSIGPYSLVTQQPLGGKAQFGGQRLGEMEVWAMEAYGAAYSLQEFLTVKSDDVAGRTRIYEAIVKGENTSEPGLPESFNVLVKELQSLCLDVELMEEE